The sequence GATTGACGTCGTGTGCGAAGACACGAACGCGGAACGAACCTGCTCCCGCACAAAATGAAATATTGACTtatgtgtgcatatatattgatacatgtatatgcctgcgccgcgtaCTTTCGGCAGAGACTCGGAAACCTGAGCAAAGTCCTCcgtcttccgcagcgccttcttcacATCGGCGAAACTCAGCTTGGGTTTGACGCTCTTCCGTGAGACCAGCGCGGTCACGAAGCTGCACTGGGGgaagcgaaaaagaaaagaaaacaaaTCTGAACTCGGAGCGACATCGCATCACAACAGAaagcgcggccttcgcgccaGTCAAACAGAACTCCAAAAGGCCCGCCACAGCGATCTCAGTCGCTCACGCTTCCTTTCGAGTGTTCCTGGATGGCACCTCGCGCGGCGATGACTACCAGCTACGGCGTGTCTCCCGCATACTCGTCCCCATGCACATGTCTCCTTCCTCACTCAAACACAACACGTTCTCCCTATTTTTCGCCGTGACTCGGCTTTACGCAGAGGACTCCCCCAACTCATGTGGACAGCCGTGCCTCTCTCACCCGCATGATCGCCACGCCTGCGAGCTGCGCATCTCGGTAGCGCTGCGAGTCTTTGGCGATAGCCCAGGAGTCGTCGCTCACGAGGAGAATGTCAGTATCGCTCTCCAGTCCTTCGCTGCGGAAACGAAGGCAAAGCCTACCATAAACGGCGCTGAACCCCCACATCCAAATTCCGAAAACCCCAGCGAAAGCCCGGCTACACGAAGCTGAGAGACCCAGTCACCACTGCGTGCCGAGCCTCGCCGGGCCAACGACGCTCCTGAGAGGAAGCAAGACTCGCGCCTTTAACATAAACATACGAAGCGCTCTGCTCCTaccagacgcagacgacaaggcagaggcgggcgagcgtcagagaagaaggaatgCACGACAGGAGAGATAGCCCGCGGCCAGCGAATCTGTCTAGAAATTCACcaaacgcgcatgcatccgaAGTGCCTCTCACCTGAAAACGCCGCCATGCGAGACGATCAACTTCGCCAgcgcgggcctgcagcgAACAGCGAGAGAATGCATGCCGAGAacgcctgcctcgtcgcctcgccggcgcgggggcgggtGAACACGCATATGAATCGCATAAGGAATTGACCGACGGAAGATAAAAACCACGGCGCACAGCACCCGTTGACGCCACCGCGGGAACCGCTTTAGACGCAAAAACAAGCAAAAAAGCTCGAAGTTGAGAGGGAGACCGAGACGGCTTGAAGGTGCGCAGAGCCGAACCGGAAACCCCCATGTTCAGCTGTCGTATTGAGTCCAGTGCGGTATCCACCTCGCGTCAAAATGGCTGCACGCCTCTCTCGGTAACCCAGACCAGTGACAAACATGGTTCCGCCGTGCCAGAGGCCGGCGCAAGAAAGACTGATCGACGCAGAAGCGGGGACAGGGAGGgtgaaggcgaggcgcaaCCAAGAAAACCGAAAacacgcggctgcggcgtgtTGGCAGCCCCAGAGCAACGGCGAGAGGGAAGCCAGCGGCCGAAGAAGCGACAAAGACAAAAAGCACGAAGGCCAGCAATATGAGAAATCCGCacagctgcgagagagagacaacgaCGCAAACGCATGGCAAGGTGAAGGGGACGAACGTGAAGACGACTAGGGTTCACACGCATGAGAGAGAGGTGGTGAGCAGAGAGTCGGCAGAGCTCCAGTCTATCTCGAGACGTCCCCATGCCCTACCGTGGAGGATGTGTTGTTCCGATGCACGCAAATTTGAGGCCAGTCAactccttcctcttcggaATCTCcttgtcgtcttcgccttcgctgtcgtACTTCACCTGGCCTCTGCTCCCGACAAAGACCGGCATTCACATCACAGAGAAGGGATTTTCTGAAAGCTCGTGCCTGAGAAAGCACTGTCTACACACACGACTCGAAGCGGTTTAGGGTGGAAGGCTGATGGCATAAAAGTGTTGCTTGCATGTCCGCCAATTCGCGCTCTCCCACGACGCGAGGGACGCACCGCCTcagcgcggcgtccgcgccgaagCCGGGAAAGGTAACGGTGACAATCTGAAGCATCGGCGAATATCCCAGACGCGCGAGCTGAGAGAAGATAGAAAAATCGAACGCAAGTGAAGCGAACGGCCCTCAAAACCCCGTCCGCCCCCGGCGAGCAACAAGGAGACAGGGACGGAGCTGTCCGGTGCACTTACACTTACTTCTTAGGAGGCTGCCCTAAACGAGCGACACAGAAGCGAAACACACGAGAAGGCTAGAGCGAGTGAAATGCTTTGAACAGAAGGCGCGCCACTTCCCGCTTGGACAACTATCCgtacgcatgcatatatCACTGTACACGCATCGGCATATAAAcgtatagatagatagatgaaTTGATACACAGGTCACTAGATagatgtatatttatatgtgtgTCTGCTCCTGCGGCGTTCCTGAAGTTCGAGCTGCGAATACCGATGTTGTGACAACAGAGTTTCCACACTCGACAAGCAGGCAGGGAATAGCCCCTCTACAGTCGAGCGCACCAGAACGACCGGGACCTCCCCGCAGTCAGTGGAGCCACCGCAGACAGAAAGCCGGGCTGAAGAGCCCCGCGGACACCCTTCTTTAATTCATGGAAAAGTGATTTCAACACAAACTTTCCATCCGAGCTGACGCCAGGCAAATCCGCCTAGTTTTGTGCGGCCTACCGATGGGGTTGCCGAGCTTGAGTGCGCCAGGAATGTCTTTCGGCGGCCTCCACTGGCGGAGCACAggcacgcgctgcgcctcgggcTGCGCGGATGAAGAGATGAACGCAGGCACGCATCAGGGGAGAGTTTGCAAGTGTCCAAAGCTCGCAGGTATGGCTCATTCACTCCCATGGCCATGCGCTCCGGGAAGTCACGCAAGTAGTTGGCTCGCGGCGGTGAGCGTCTCGAGCGGCCACCCTCAGGCGCGCTCCGCGCTGCCTCACGCGGCGAATACAGACTTACGGGGAGCGTGAACAACTCCGTACGCGTCAGGTCGGACTCCTGCACGCCCGTTACGCTGTTGTCCGGCTTCTTCTCGGGATTCACAAGGTCTGCGAGGCCGAAGCGGAACGAGCAACGCATCGCCGAGTTGGGCATGTAGCCACGGCAACGGATCTCGGGGCCCTCCTGGAGGAAAACACCACACAACACCGACTGACGtggcaggccgcggcgtaCGCATAGGCGCGGGCAGACTGGAAatggcgctgcgcgcgaagccgcaaAGATTGTGATATCTACGACGACTCAAAAGGCCTCCGCGGGAGACTCGCGACCGGGCAGAGCCTAACGACAGccaggcgccgtcgcgcctaGCCGGGAGCAACGTCGCCATCCAGTTTGCTTGTTCTCTTTCTCCCAGAGGCTTTGCTCTCGCGCCTCACCTGAAGAAGTGCGCGAGTGCTGCACAGCGGACAACGCGGCAAGAGGCCGAAGAGAGCTCCGTCCGCGATGATCTGAGCGGCCTCGAGCGTCTGCGCACAGAAGAGAGAACGCAGTACCAGACAAACGCACACAGAGTCCGTGCATCCAGCGGATGGCGAGAGTGAAAACGAGCGGGTCAAGGAGAGGACAAAGGCGAGtcacgcgcgaggagagaaaaaacccGAGAAGAGAGGTCCACCGCCCAcccagcgcggcgcgtgcaggcccgcgaggagaaaggagacactTCCGTGCGCCTGAGAAAGACGAACACCGGCGAAACACGCAGCAGCCACTCATGGAGCCCACTCCAGGAGGCGAGCCAAGACAGAGGAAACAGGTGTGTCGCTGCACAGTTGgggacgccgcggacgcaggcgtcCCCCGTCCGACTGCGGTGTGTTGCGCGTACCGAGATCTTTTTTTCGTTGTAGAAAATCTCGTTCGCGTCCAAGatggcgagcagctgcttcttGGGAAGGTCCTTCAACATGTCTACGAACGCCCAGACACCCTCGGAGCGGCGCTTGTACTCTTGCACCAACGAACTGAAAATAAATTGCATGCTCATCGAGGCTGGCGTGCCGGGTGAACGCGCGGACGAAAGAGGCACGTTTCCAGGCGCTGaacgcgcgtcgcccctgaCACTCGCGTGCAGCAACCGGGTTTGTCTTCAGACAGTTCTTTCAGGCAGAAGACAAAAGCGGTGGGGCTTGGAAACCCTaggaggaaaagaagcgaagaTAAAGAAGGCGGTTTGAGAGAGTCTGAGTGCGGAAGatgccgcagcgaggcgaaagcaACAGCGGTGAAAGGTCGAGGAGGTGaacacagaggagagaggacacactgcggcgcagagatcACATGAGATGACACATTACTCACTGGTTCTCCTTGACTCTCCCTCCAAATTTCGCGGCGACCTTGAGCACGTCATCCCACCGCAGCGCTTGCCAGCCTGAACAGCAAAGGCCACACCCGTTCCCACAATCTGCATGAAAGAGTTTCtagcgaggcgcggcacgTGAGCGTGCGGCAAGGCATACAGCACCTACTCCACtcacgcagacgcacacggGAAGTGATACACGCGTAtgatgtatatatgtattgtgtgtgtatgtgtagaTACAGTATTGGCATCGGGTCAACGTGGGAGGCACGTCTCCGCAGGCAGGCTTCACTGGCCGCGACTAAAGGCCTATTCAGCCGCGATAGGCTCTGgtgcgcccccccccctctccttTTACTGTATAGGGTAGACtggcgcggctctgcgtcaAGCAGGCCGTTGCACGTTCGTGTAGACTGCCGACACACACGCCCGGTGCGCGATGGGAAGCCGCCACGCCAGCCAACAGGCTGGGGAACGTCGAGGGGATTTGAGTGTAACTACCGTCACACTCAGATCCTCTCTGCaaagcgaagcggaggatTAGAAATGCGGTTTTCTCACCTTTGAGGTCTGCGAGAGTCGGTTCATAGTTTGAGCTACATCGCAGATGAATCTTCTGAACGTCAAAGCCGTCGTGCCACGGGCTCCACACTTtgcggaggaagcgaatcGCCCCCTCGCCGATTCGGCCGAGGCAAACCTAAAGGCGGAAAATAGGGCAGTCGGGTGCGTGTGCAagcggaaaaagaaaaagcacAGATCAGGGGCAGCCACGCATCCGCTGTCGACGGGAGGCGCACtgggaggaggagaaaagcGTCAAGAGACAGAAGCAAAGACAGCCGGTTGCAAAGAGGCCTCAACGACTCTCCTCTGtgcacgtgtgtgtgtgtgtgtgtgtgtgaggAGACGCTGAACGAAACCGCATAGGTCCGCGTAGGTTGAAAGCGATACCAAGTCATCTGGAAGTCgggaatatatatatatatatatacgcactGAAAGCGGTGCGGTGACAGCCCCGGCTCACGGCCGTTCGGGAAAACAGCAAGAGGAAGTGCTGCTCAgcaagaggaggcagaaaagGTTCGTTCGCCAAGAAGGTGTAGAGGCCGACGAGCGCACTCTAAAGCCAGCTCAAAGAGCAAGGCAGACTTTACCTTGCAGGTTGCGCGGTCCGTGGGAGAGTAGTCGACGCCATATGGATTCGGGATCGGAGGCCGTCCATTGGACGTTTTCGGCGCCATGGTGTCGAGTCTGCGCCAGGAGTTGCAATTCTTTTTCGCCCGTTACCGACCAACGCTGTCAGGCCAAagccctctccctctcctggAAGCTTCTGCGCGACCTAGCCTCACGTCTGCCCTAttgtctgcgtcttctccctcgcctctaCCGCTTGGAGTCTCAGACTCGAGCCGATCTGCACGGCCTCAACCTGAAAGGTAGGCTGTATGCTGTACCGACTCCAGCTGAGCTatgcagaggagaaagcgaagacgtGGGCGACGAGATCTTTGAAGCAGGGAGCCAAGACACGACAGAGTATTCGACGGCACAAGAGGAGCAGCGCAAGGCTTGCGTGACAGAAGCATCAACGCTGGAGGAAAGAGGTGATGAAGGAGAAGCCACACGACGCGTAGGTTCGTGTAGGCCTACTACCGTACCAGAATGCCAAGGTCGCACACCTGCAACGACGCATGTGCAGTGCGACGAACCTCCACGAGGATTTCGCGTTCGAAGTTGCTGGATTCGATGCAGCACTCGCTTTTTTTATGCTTGAAAAAAGGTTCAGAAGCGGAGAGTCCCGCGGACGGAGACACGGCATAGACCTGCTAgctgtcgcgcagctgcgaaaAACGTCCAAGCCAGCCGGTGCCTCTCCAAAAAGTGTGCATGCAGATGATGGAGAGGCCGATGCTCTCGGAGGAGTCTCTTCCGCTCGCAGCCACCCGTTTCTCCATCCCCAAAAACATGCAACGTGAGAGGGGAAGGAAAACACGAAAAGCAGGACAACCTGGCAAGCTATGGGCGATTTCCTTCGCTCAAGACACCCCGAGGAACTTCTTGGCACAGGTGCAATGGCGGGTGGCAACGCGGAGACGCTTGGATggagaaagacgaaaaagGCGTAGCCGTCCCGGTCTGCAACAGAGATGCGGAGAAGCGAACTGTTTACGTGCGCGACTACCCTCCTTTGGACTGAGTAGCCATTCGATCTGGCAAAGGGCTGACGTTCTCTCTCAGCAGAGCGGGCTGCCCACTCATGTCCCTGTCTCCAGAagccgacgcgcgaggatAGTATCGCGTCCGCACAAGGCTACTTCTCGACGCGGCAGTTCACCCTTCCGTTGCCTTCTCCAGCTCCATACGAAACCTCAGGCCTTCAAGGCGGGTCTGAGAGCTTTACACCGGAGAAATTCGCTTAGAAGGACCCGCGAGGTTGGCAACTGCACACTGGGCGTTCGCCCCCGATAAGCGGCTGAGGATGTAGCGCGGGAAAGATCGGAGACACTGGCCAAAAACAAGAGAGgccttcttttctcctctgtcAGCCAGGCTGCAGGCATCTTCCGGAACAATGGCACCAAACAGCGCGTAGTTGCTTCGCAACaactctgcagcgcggcaaCTCTTCAACCCTAGCTCTCTGCGGTCTCTACCACGTATCATCGACGGGGCGCCCGCTTCTGagcgtgggcggcgcgcatTACTTTGCAGGGGCATTCGCGCAGCGAAACCTTGAGCACTCCCATATGTGTTTTGGAATGCCTCGTAAAATAACGTGTCCGAAGGCTACTCCAGTATAAGTTGTCTGGCGTCGCGGAAAAATAGGCGGTGTGGCGGAGGAACCTGTTTTTTGCTGCCGTGTCTGAAGCACGCAACAGATCAGCAGAACCAGAACGCGCAGCTGTGTACGGGATGGGGCTGAGTGCGCTCCAGCTCGCCCTCTTGTGGTTGAGGACTGTTGTCATCCTGCGCTCAGCCACTTTAGGGTTCTGCAGAGGGCTATGAACTTCTATTAGCCAGCGAACCACAGCTGTGTGAGATGGGAGACAACGTCGCACCCCCGTCCCCATCCGCGTGGCGGTTTCCTACGTCGATCTGATCCGCGAAGGCTTTCACTGTTGCCAGTGGCGACGTTCTCTCGTGCTGCCAATGTATGAGCGCTTCCGCGTGTGCCTTGGGTGTGTGCCGTCACTCGGCTCGCGGTGCGGAGTGCTCGAACAAAACTGAGTCCTGAGTCCACCGCACTCGCGCTGCTTCACTCAGTTGTCCAGTGTCAAGTGGTGGTTCGGCGACGGCCACCCGAGGATCGGAGCGCCCTTTTTTCAGTGTCTTTCATTTTCCGTgcgctctgccgctgcggagaccgCTCGAAATGCCTGCGCCGCACTCATtcctgggcggcgccggtcgAGGCAGACCTCAGCCATCGGTGAGTGTGCTGCCCGGGGTGGGCCTCCCTGTCCAATGCAGACGTCCAGCGCAGACACCACAGCTAACGCTTGTGCGATGTGCGTCCTTGAGATCCCGCGGGTGCGCGTTGGGTGCCTGCCGACCGCGGCAAACGCAGAATTGGTGCCGTCTACGTCCTGAGGCGAGCTCTGGAAAGATGCAGTGTCTTACAGGTTCGGCAGTAGCTCTTCAGAGCGAGTGGCCTCCGAAGTGGCGATGGCGCGCCGTGATTGGGCTCGTGTTTGCGGTTGTCCAGAGCCTGACCTCCATTCCTTCGCACGCGCAGCCATGGTGCAAGTTTGACCTGTCCGTAACCGGTGAAGAAGCACGAAAACGCAACTGTGGATTCGTCTGCCCAAACCCATGGGGCGCCGAGGATCCTCATGCGTGCGGCGACCCGCACCCGTGCTGCTGTGCGCCTGTGTGCGATAAGAAGGAGGCAGCAAAACACGCGTTCATAGGCATCAACTGGTCAGACAAGTACTCGAAGCTGAAGCTAAGTCGAGAGCGGATGTTTGACATTCTTAAGCACAACGGCTTCTCACATATCAAGCTTTTCTCGCCGGATGGTCTTGCATCTATTCTCAGGGTTTACGGCTCCGATGTGCACGTGTATGTCGCTCTGCCAAACCGGATGCTCACACATCTTGCCAGCGATGAAGCGTATACTCTGCGAGTTATCCAGCGCCAGATTCAACCGTACGCACACGTAATTCGTCTGCTGATCATAGGCAACGAACCTCTCATCTGTATCAGAACAGCCGAGTGGGCTGCGAAGCAAGAATGTGGTTCTCTAAACATCCCTGCGAAGCTTCTCCCGGCGATGAGGAATGCGAAAAAGGCGCTCAGCAAGCTCGGCCTGGGGAAAATGCCCGTGACCACGGCGTTCAATGGGGGCATATTGGAGATGTCAAGAAATCCCTGGACACCCTGCATTTCTGATTATCGTGACGTCGTGAAACCAATTCTGCGGGAAGTGTGGACATTTCTAGGACAACAAAGCCCTGCGGCTCCGTTCATTGTGAACATCTACTCTTGGTTCGCCGCCATGGGAGGACACCTCACACCCGATGTTTCTGTCGGAGTGCCATCGGAGTCTGGACGTATACCGAATGACGGCGTATACCAATATTACTTCAACTTTGACATGCAAGTGGAGATGCAGCGGGTTGCAATGTGCAAGAACAACGTGTCGCACCTGGATTTGTGGATTGGAGAGACAGGCTGGCCATCGGCAGACAGCCCGCGTGCAACTCTTACGAATGCGTTCTACTATACAAAACATGCCGTAATGCGTGCGCAAGGCATGACGCTGCACAACTCTACGTTGGACACAATTCGAACGCGAGGGCTCGCCTACCCAGTTTTCCTCTTCGAGGCCTTCGATGAAATGTTCAAGTTCGAGATTGAGCACGGGAACAAATTCGAGAACAACTTCGGCCTCTTCTATGAGAATGGACTTCCGAAGTGGGCTACCCCTGACGGCCTCCTCAGTATCCCCTTGCCGAGAGACCCAGGAAATTCTACAGAGCCCGAAGGTCA is a genomic window of Besnoitia besnoiti strain Bb-Ger1 chromosome IV, whole genome shotgun sequence containing:
- a CDS encoding glycosyl hydrolases family 17 protein (encoded by transcript BESB_053850); this encodes MQCLTGSAVALQSEWPPKWRWRAVIGLVFAVVQSLTSIPSHAQPWCKFDLSVTGEEARKRNCGFVCPNPWGAEDPHACGDPHPCCCAPVCDKKEAAKHAFIGINWSDKYSKLKLSRERMFDILKHNGFSHIKLFSPDGLASILRVYGSDVHVYVALPNRMLTHLASDEAYTLRVIQRQIQPYAHVIRLLIIGNEPLICIRTAEWAAKQECGSLNIPAKLLPAMRNAKKALSKLGLGKMPVTTAFNGGILEMSRNPWTPCISDYRDVVKPILREVWTFLGQQSPAAPFIVNIYSWFAAMGGHLTPDVSVGVPSESGRIPNDGVYQYYFNFDMQVEMQRVAMCKNNVSHLDLWIGETGWPSADSPRATLTNAFYYTKHAVMRAQGMTLHNSTLDTIRTRGLAYPVFLFEAFDEMFKFEIEHGNKFENNFGLFYENGLPKWATPDGLLSIPLPRDPGNSTEPEGHTSSTKPRVSPRRLGDDF